In Etheostoma cragini isolate CJK2018 unplaced genomic scaffold, CSU_Ecrag_1.0 ScbMSFa_687, whole genome shotgun sequence, the genomic window CCCACACCTCACTACCATAGAGGAGGACTGGCTCTATAGGACCCCACACCTCACTACCATAGAGGAGGACTGGCTCTAGTACACATTCTAATAGTTTGAGCCAGATTCTGATTGGGACTTTAATGtagttttgacttttcattGCATAGAACGCCCTGCGTGCTTTCTCTCTCAGCTCCATTATCGCTGGATTTAAACTTCCAGTGGAACTTATTTTCAGTCCTAAATAATCGTAATGTGTACAGTTGTCTAATTTATGTTTCCCTGATGTGAAGCTGTATGTGTTTCCTTGAGATCTGGATCTTTTCTGAAAAGTCAgcgtcttttgtcttttgtgtgtttactgtcaGGGCCCAGGTCTGACAGTACTGCTCCagcaggtccaggtccaggtctaactgtctatctatctagattttggatattgtaatatcgtagCATAACAtaaagtgtcttttcctggttttaaaggctgcattacagtaacgGGATGCCATTTcctgatcttaccagactgttgtagctgttatATTATTTACTTTTCCCCACGTAGTCATtaaatccacattactgatgattatttatcaaaaacctcattgtgtaaatatttttggggAAACACTGATAGTCAAtgctacaatattgttgcagtaATTTtcaatcaaatatcacaatatttttgatttttttaggttttttatAATGATaatcgaggtatttggtaaaaaatattgtgatatttgattttctccatatcacccagccctgGTTCCATtgtatttttgatatattttgaattgtcatttgtgtttttcttcttcacacgGGCTAAATAGAGGAATATCTGCTGTAAATCGGTGCATAAAAGTGTctcaaaaaacaggaaatatctaaataaataaatgtaaaatattttttaccaaataccttgGTTATCGATCATATAATATTCCAATATATCGGCCAATTatatatctaaaaaaataaatccagaaacacataacaaaacataaacacatttcctttccattagttatttgttgttaattatgagttctcactaaaatatgattaaaatttgttttattgtctcaacagaacatcaaaatatattaaagttctgatcaataaaatgtagaaaaatacaaacttatacatacactcataacatggttgaccgtccgtttttattttattttttaaatattaatttatcagaatcatttatttgtcattataaatgattctgatgaaagcatatttaatattaaataattcttttaatttgtttttttatcggGCATTATAAATGTTGATACCGATCGgtcaggaaatgcctaatatcggccgataatcgACCAGTAATTAACCAAAGCACTTCTCACACAAAACCGAAACATCCATTAACTTGTTTAACACATTATAACAACGACAAATACTGTGTTCTGTAGACACAACAAATCTTGATAATaaacatattacatacatacatttgttcCCTTGAATAGAAATATATCAATACCTGAAATTAGATGAGTGATTAGTTTACTCTGACAGGAGAGATGATCAGAGGGGCACCATCTTCACTCCAGTCAGGACCAAAGTATGGGAAGAGTTTCTCAGTGAAGGAGCAGCCAGTAAAGGAGTAGATAAGAGCTGCAGCATCTACGTCATAAAAGGAGACCAGACCCTCCTCATAGTCCACAAACACCCCCACCTTCTGAGGAGGAGACttcagagagagaaggacacCAGGGCCAGCAAGAGCTTTGTACTCATTTCTATTTCTCAACACTATCACCCAGTAACCATGCTCAGGGCTCAGTGTGATTACTCCCTTCCTGTTGATCGACTCTCTGGCCACTCCTAGACTCCATTCAGTCTTTCCTTTAACTTGAACCTCAAAGTAAAATTTTCCTGAAGAGAAACTCTGTTTTCCTAAAACACAAGGACAATGAGAAAATCTCTCTGGGTTGTCTGGGAGATTCTTCCAAACATTACCAGCATGCACTTTTTTCCCATCATCAGACAGGATGAGTTGAGGATGTGCTGTATCAGGATCAAGAGTCACATCCACTGCATACTGCTGGACCCTCTTCAGCTCAGACTCAACCAGCTTCTTCATCTCTTTACTGAGCGTCTCCTCCAGCTGAACCACAGCTTTCACCACAGTCCCGTCATATGATGATGGAGGGACGCTGACCTCTGTCCAGTCCTTGGTGGGTGGAGGGTGGTTGGTGTTTAGGGACTG contains:
- the LOC117941397 gene encoding pyrin-like, which gives rise to MLCTVLEHKTHNVVPLKEEYEGKKAELGKTEAEIQQMIQKRRLKVQEIKHSVELSEEAADRELAEGVQVFTSLKESVERGLNELINTIKEKQTTTEKQAEAFITELEQEISELMKRSTEVEQLSRSEDHLHLLQRVQSLNTNHPPPTKDWTEVSVPPSSYDGTVVKAVVQLEETLSKEMKKLVESELKRVQQYAVDVTLDPDTAHPQLILSDDGKKVHAGNVWKNLPDNPERFSHCPCVLGKQSFSSGKFYFEVQVKGKTEWSLGVARESINRKGVITLSPEHGYWVIVLRNRNEYKALAGPGVLLSLKSPPQKVGVFVDYEEGLVSFYDVDAAALIYSFTGCSFTEKLFPYFGPDWSEDGAPLIISPVRVN